In Calonectris borealis chromosome Z, bCalBor7.hap1.2, whole genome shotgun sequence, a single genomic region encodes these proteins:
- the NUDT2 gene encoding bis(5'-nucleosyl)-tetraphosphatase [asymmetrical], with translation MAVRACGLIIYRRLQAAPSSKVTDGIEYLLLQTSYGTHHWTPPKGHVDPGEDDLQTAFRETQEEAGLQASQLTLIEGYKKELHYPVRGKPKTVIYWLAEMKDCNTEIKLSEEHQAFQWLKLEDACKFAEYEDMQATLKEVHQFLCSKE, from the exons ATGGCTGTGAGAGCTTGTGGCTTGATCATCTacaggaggctgcaggcagcaccatCTTCTAAGGTCACTGATGGTATTGAATACCTCCTCCTTCAGACATCCTATGGGACCCATCACTGGACCCCACCCAAAG GCCATGTGGACCCAGGAGAGGATGACCTGCAGACAGCCTTCCGGGAAACACAGGAAGAGGCTGGTCTTCAGGCCAGTCAGCTCACCCTCATAGAAGGGTACAAGAAAGAACTGCACTATCCTGTCCGTGGCAAACCTAAGACCGTCATTTACTGGCTGGCAGAAATGAAGGACTGTAACACAGAAATCAAGCTCTCGGAGGAGCACCAAGCTTTCCAATGGCTGAAGCTGGAGGATGCTTGCAAATTTGCAGAATATGAGGACATGCAAGCGACGCTGAAAGAAGTGCATCAGTTTCTGTGCTCCAAAGAATAA